A genomic segment from Necator americanus strain Aroian chromosome III, whole genome shotgun sequence encodes:
- a CDS encoding hypothetical protein (NECATOR_CHRIII.G10258.T1) produces the protein MKSLSWEERGIRVHGRFPSNLGLADDIVLFSSSTNEAETMLNELNEAGKRIGLRINRKKTQFMKNAYCEDGGVQLEGSQIVETSSYVYLGRSMNMENDLKEELNRRMRAVWAAFAAVREPTDHLTDQDLRAYLFDSTVHPASVTQRRREQTLLPRLGSYLLPTEPLRDVF, from the coding sequence atgaaatcactttcgtgggaagaaaggggcatacgtgttcaTGGAAGATTTCCCTCGAATCTTGGCTtagcggacgacatcgttctcttttcgagcagtaccaatgaagcagaaacgatgctcaacgaattgaacgaagcagggaagagaataggactacgaataaacagaaagaagacacagttcatgaagaacgcctactgcgaggacggaggagtacaacttgaaggctcccaaatcgtggaaacttcgtcatacgtatacctcggacgttctatgaacatggaaaacgacttgaaggaagaactgaatagaagaatgagagcagtatgggcagcattcgcagccgtcagggaaccTACGGACCATCTGAcagaccaagatcttcgtgcctatctgttcgactcgacagttcatCCAgcctctgttacgcagcggagacgtgagcAGACActgctgccacgtctaggaagctacttactacccacagagcccttgagagatgtcttctga